A part of Oryctolagus cuniculus chromosome 15, mOryCun1.1, whole genome shotgun sequence genomic DNA contains:
- the LOC100357161 gene encoding prefoldin subunit 3, producing the protein MATAKDGCGMAVAAGKGQRPHLGIPAAAFVEDVDSLMKQPGNETADTVLKKLDEQYQKYKFMDLNLAQKKRRLKSQIPDIKQTLEILKYMQKKKESANSLETRFLLADNLYGKAWILPTDKVCLWLGANVMLEYDIDEAEALLKNSLSTATKNLDTLEEDLDFLRDQFTTTEVNMARVYNWDIQRRNKADSTKSKA; encoded by the coding sequence ATGGCGACCGCGAAGGACGGTTGTGGCATGGCAGTGGCCGCCGGGAAGGGGCAGCGGCCTCACCTGGGGATTCCTGCGGCGGCGTTTGTGGAAGATGTAGATTCCTTAATGAAGCAGCCTGGAAACGAGACCGCCGATACAGTACTAAAGAAGCTGGATGAACAGTACCAAAAGTATAAATTTATGGACCTCAACCTTGCTCAAAAGAAAAGAAGGCTAAAGAGTCAGATTCCTGATATTAAGCAGACTTTGGAAATCTTAAAATACATGCAGAAGAAAAAAGAGTCGGCCAATTCGCTGGAGACCAGATTCTTACTGGCAGATAACCTGTACGGCAAAGCTTGGATCCTTCCTACTGATAAAGTGTGTCTGTGGTTGGGGGCTAATGTGATGCTTGAATATGATATTGATGAAGCTGAGGCACTGCTGAAAAACAGTTTATCGACTGCTACAAAGAATCTCGATACTCTCGAGGAAGACCTTGACTTTCTTCGCGATCAGTTTACTACCACTGAAGTCAATATGGCCAGGGTTTACAACTGGGATatacaaagaagaaacaaagctGATTCTACCAAGAGCAAAGCATAA